The proteins below come from a single Bacillus spongiae genomic window:
- the tatC gene encoding twin-arginine translocase subunit TatC, whose amino-acid sequence MSQNQMTVYEHIDELRKRLLIVVVFLLFAIVISFFLAEPLIRFLQNADEAKELTMNAFRLTDPLKIYVQVILFLSLLMTLPVILYQVWSFVSPGLYEKEKRVTLSYIPIVMLLFVGGLSFSYFILFPFVVDFMLNLSTNLEIEQEIGINEYFEFLFQMTIPFGFLFQLPVIMLFLTRLGIITPMLMSKMRVYAYFILFIIAAMITPPDLMSHLLVTVPLFILYEISLWICKIGYRKVLIAEQKREMEE is encoded by the coding sequence ATGAGTCAAAATCAAATGACTGTTTATGAACATATAGATGAATTAAGAAAACGACTTCTCATCGTGGTCGTTTTCTTACTGTTTGCCATTGTGATAAGTTTTTTTCTTGCTGAACCACTCATTCGCTTTTTACAAAATGCCGATGAAGCAAAGGAACTAACGATGAATGCATTTCGTCTGACGGATCCATTGAAAATCTATGTTCAAGTAATCTTATTTTTATCCTTACTAATGACACTGCCTGTGATTCTTTATCAGGTGTGGTCTTTTGTATCTCCAGGATTATATGAAAAAGAAAAACGTGTGACGTTAAGCTACATCCCGATCGTAATGTTATTGTTTGTTGGTGGGCTTTCTTTTTCCTATTTTATTCTGTTCCCATTCGTGGTAGATTTTATGCTGAATTTATCTACCAATCTTGAAATTGAACAAGAAATCGGTATTAATGAGTATTTTGAATTCTTATTTCAAATGACCATCCCGTTCGGTTTCTTATTTCAGCTACCCGTTATCATGCTATTTTTGACAAGACTTGGTATCATTACGCCAATGCTTATGTCCAAAATGAGGGTATATGCGTATTTCATTTTGTTTATTATTGCAGCGATGATTACGCCACCTGACCTTATGTCCCACTTACTCGTAACGGTCCCACTATTCATTTTGTACGAGATTAGTCTGTGGATTTGTAAGATAGGCTATCGAAAGGTATTAATTGCTGAGCAAAAAAGAGAAATGGAAGAATAA
- the tsaE gene encoding tRNA (adenosine(37)-N6)-threonylcarbamoyltransferase complex ATPase subunit type 1 TsaE, whose protein sequence is MNTYELLSQGYEDTMNVAERLAKCLEPGDVLTLEGDLGAGKTTFTKGLAKGLEITKTVNSPTFTIIKEYKGRLPLYHMDVYRLEDSFEDLGFDEYFEGHGVTVIEWAHLIEDQLPNNRLDISIFHQGDSKRKIFFKPKGERYENLCKEIME, encoded by the coding sequence ATGAATACATATGAACTTCTCTCGCAAGGTTATGAAGACACGATGAACGTTGCAGAAAGACTAGCGAAATGCTTAGAGCCAGGTGACGTATTGACACTTGAAGGTGATTTAGGGGCTGGTAAAACGACCTTTACAAAAGGGCTAGCAAAAGGGCTAGAGATAACAAAAACAGTCAATAGTCCTACCTTTACGATTATTAAAGAATACAAAGGACGTTTACCTTTATACCATATGGATGTTTACAGATTAGAAGACAGTTTTGAAGATCTAGGCTTTGACGAATATTTTGAAGGCCACGGAGTCACGGTAATTGAGTGGGCACACTTAATAGAAGATCAGCTACCAAATAATCGACTAGATATTTCAATCTTTCATCAAGGTGATTCAAAGCGAAAAATATTTTTTAAACCAAAAGGCGAGCGGTATGAGAACTTATGTAAGGAGATAATGGAATGA
- a CDS encoding redox-sensing transcriptional repressor Rex gives MNQDTMKIPQATAKRLPLYYRFIQNLHSSGKQRVSSKELSEAVKVDSATIRRDFSYFGALGKKGYGYNVNYLLSFFSKTLSQDEVTKVGLIGVGNLGTAFLHYNFLKNNNTKIEVAFDVNPEKVGMEFGEVPVFPLAQLEEKLLEGNIEVVILTVPAPVAQSITDRLVNANVKGILNFTPARLNVPASIRIHHIDLAVELQSLVYFLKNYSNDDTETSQEGL, from the coding sequence ATGAATCAAGACACAATGAAAATACCGCAAGCTACAGCAAAACGCTTGCCGCTATATTATCGCTTTATTCAAAATTTACATTCATCGGGGAAACAACGAGTTTCCTCAAAAGAATTAAGCGAAGCAGTAAAAGTAGATTCAGCAACCATTCGACGGGATTTCTCTTATTTTGGAGCACTCGGAAAAAAGGGCTATGGTTATAATGTCAATTACCTATTAAGTTTCTTTAGTAAAACATTAAGCCAGGATGAGGTCACAAAGGTAGGTTTAATAGGGGTTGGTAATTTAGGAACAGCTTTCCTTCATTATAATTTCTTGAAAAATAATAATACTAAAATTGAGGTAGCCTTTGATGTTAACCCAGAAAAGGTAGGGATGGAATTTGGTGAAGTGCCTGTCTTCCCTCTCGCTCAATTAGAAGAAAAACTTCTTGAAGGGAATATAGAAGTGGTCATATTAACCGTTCCAGCTCCAGTAGCACAAAGCATTACCGATCGGTTAGTCAACGCGAATGTGAAGGGGATTTTAAACTTTACACCAGCGCGCTTAAATGTTCCTGCTTCTATTCGTATCCATCATATTGATTTAGCAGTCGAGCTGCAGTCACTTGTCTATTTCTTAAAAAATTATTCAAATGATGACACGGAAACGTCACAAGAAGGTCTATAA
- the tsaB gene encoding tRNA (adenosine(37)-N6)-threonylcarbamoyltransferase complex dimerization subunit type 1 TsaB: MNVLAIDTSNYTLGVCLFTEGTIMGEYMTNIKKNHSVRAMPAIEQLLKDCDMTPQDLDKIIVAKGPGSYTGVRIGVTIAKSLAWSLKIPIVGVSSLAVLASNGRYFDGYICPLFDARRGQVYTGLYSYQNGDLVEEVEDCNVLAVEWFQKLKQKQRPVLFVGNDVSLHKENIVSLLGDLAVFNRVTEQNPRPSELGLLGLSKEEDDIHMLVPNYIRLAEAEAKWLEAQKNQ; encoded by the coding sequence ATGAATGTATTGGCTATTGATACGTCTAACTATACTCTCGGTGTTTGTTTATTCACAGAAGGAACAATAATGGGAGAATACATGACGAATATAAAAAAGAACCATTCGGTTCGAGCGATGCCAGCGATTGAACAATTATTAAAGGATTGTGATATGACACCACAAGATTTAGATAAAATTATTGTGGCGAAAGGACCAGGGTCTTATACTGGTGTTCGAATAGGTGTAACGATTGCAAAGTCATTGGCTTGGTCTTTAAAGATACCAATTGTGGGTGTTTCTAGTTTGGCAGTGTTGGCATCTAATGGACGCTATTTCGACGGATATATTTGTCCACTATTTGATGCGAGAAGGGGTCAAGTGTATACAGGATTGTATTCTTATCAAAATGGTGACCTTGTTGAGGAAGTGGAAGATTGCAATGTATTAGCAGTAGAGTGGTTTCAAAAGCTTAAGCAAAAGCAAAGGCCGGTTTTATTTGTAGGAAATGATGTTTCGTTACATAAAGAAAATATTGTTTCTTTATTAGGTGACCTTGCTGTCTTTAATAGGGTTACAGAACAAAACCCTCGTCCTTCTGAATTAGGACTACTTGGCCTCTCAAAGGAAGAGGATGACATTCATATGCTGGTTCCGAACTATATTCGTTTAGCAGAAGCTGAAGCGAAATGGTTGGAAGCACAAAAGAATCAATAG
- a CDS encoding ABC-F family ATP-binding cassette domain-containing protein yields the protein MILLQVNNVTKHFGAELILSNIKLEIKSNDRIALVGRNGAGKSTLLKIISNQLSYDSGEIIKPKHVTMGYLAQHTGLESNLSIWEEMLSAFDHVRQLEGKIRKLEHSMASPEVYDDTERYERIVQEYDLLTVKFKDIGGYQYESDIRTILHGLNFADFDYSTKISTLSGGQKTRLALAKLLLTKPDLLILDEPTNHLDIETLSWLEQFLQGYPGSILIVSHDRYFLDKVVTKVYEISRKNTKKYHGNYSDYLNKKAEDYERESKQFERQQAEVAKLQDYIQRNLARASTTKMAQSRRKKLEKMDLMSQPLSSEKSAHFSFGIERPSGNDVLKVDDLTIGYESTPLSSHLNFHLSKGDSIALVGPNGVGKSTLIKTLVNKLPSLSGSFQFGTNVMIGYYDQEQAELSSNKTVLHELWDEYLLKPEKEIRTVLGNFLFSGDDVLKPVHSLSGGEKARLALAKLMMEKPNVLILDEPTNHLDLDSKEVLENALIDYPGTILFVSHDRYFINRIATKIVELSSSETKEYLGDYDYFVEKKQEVEELALLEEKEREEIATSSSQTAKGSHRIDKEAKKLERQRARRIQEIEENIEKLESDITEKEAQLFDTTHFQDVETMKRLHDEVEAAKETYDELLEEWELLQT from the coding sequence ATGATTTTATTACAAGTAAATAATGTGACAAAGCATTTTGGTGCTGAACTTATTTTATCGAATATAAAATTAGAAATAAAATCAAACGATCGAATTGCATTAGTTGGTCGTAATGGAGCGGGAAAATCGACTCTATTAAAAATTATCTCCAATCAGCTATCTTATGATTCAGGTGAAATCATTAAACCGAAACATGTAACAATGGGGTATTTGGCGCAGCATACAGGACTTGAATCCAATTTATCTATTTGGGAAGAGATGCTTTCCGCCTTTGACCATGTTCGCCAACTTGAAGGAAAAATACGCAAACTAGAACACAGCATGGCATCTCCTGAAGTATACGATGACACAGAACGATATGAGAGAATCGTTCAAGAATATGATCTCCTTACTGTGAAATTTAAAGACATAGGTGGGTACCAATACGAATCGGATATTCGGACCATTCTTCATGGACTAAATTTCGCGGACTTTGACTATTCAACGAAAATTTCCACTTTAAGTGGAGGACAAAAGACAAGGCTAGCACTGGCTAAGTTACTTTTAACAAAGCCTGACCTCCTTATTCTAGACGAACCGACAAACCACCTGGATATTGAAACACTTTCCTGGCTTGAGCAATTTTTACAAGGATACCCAGGTAGCATTCTCATTGTTTCCCATGACCGCTATTTCCTAGATAAAGTTGTTACGAAAGTCTATGAAATTTCAAGAAAAAATACGAAGAAATACCACGGTAACTATAGCGATTATTTAAATAAAAAAGCCGAAGACTATGAACGTGAAAGTAAACAATTTGAACGTCAACAAGCGGAAGTAGCCAAACTGCAAGATTATATTCAACGCAATCTAGCTCGCGCCTCTACAACCAAAATGGCACAAAGCAGACGAAAAAAGCTTGAAAAGATGGACCTCATGTCTCAACCGTTAAGTTCTGAGAAATCTGCTCATTTCTCCTTTGGCATTGAGCGACCTAGTGGGAATGATGTTCTTAAAGTGGATGACCTTACTATCGGTTATGAAAGCACACCATTATCCTCTCACTTGAATTTCCATTTATCAAAAGGAGATAGCATTGCATTAGTAGGTCCAAATGGAGTAGGAAAATCAACGTTAATAAAAACGCTTGTCAATAAACTGCCTTCTCTATCAGGAAGCTTTCAGTTTGGGACGAACGTAATGATTGGCTACTACGATCAAGAGCAGGCAGAATTATCGTCCAATAAAACGGTCCTTCATGAGTTATGGGATGAGTATTTATTGAAGCCCGAAAAAGAAATTCGCACTGTTTTAGGCAATTTCCTTTTTTCAGGAGACGATGTTTTAAAGCCCGTTCATTCACTTAGTGGCGGAGAAAAAGCACGGCTTGCCCTTGCAAAGCTCATGATGGAAAAACCAAATGTTCTGATTCTTGACGAACCAACGAACCATTTAGATTTAGATAGTAAAGAGGTTCTTGAAAACGCACTGATTGATTACCCAGGAACCATCCTTTTCGTCTCACATGACCGTTATTTTATCAATCGAATCGCAACTAAAATCGTTGAACTATCCAGTAGTGAAACAAAAGAGTATTTAGGAGATTATGATTATTTTGTTGAGAAAAAGCAAGAAGTAGAAGAGCTCGCTTTATTAGAAGAAAAAGAACGAGAAGAAATAGCAACCTCCTCTTCACAAACAGCAAAAGGAAGTCATCGTATTGATAAGGAAGCAAAAAAACTTGAACGCCAACGCGCGAGAAGAATTCAAGAAATTGAAGAAAATATTGAAAAGCTAGAGTCAGACATTACGGAAAAAGAAGCACAATTATTTGATACGACCCATTTTCAAGATGTAGAAACAATGAAAAGACTTCATGATGAAGTAGAGGCAGCGAAAGAAACTTATGACGAGCTTTTAGAAGAATGGGAATTACTACAAACATAA
- the rimI gene encoding ribosomal protein S18-alanine N-acetyltransferase produces MIQNKDYQLRLMNVNDVKKVMEVEKASFSVPWNEDAFYNELNKNRFAQYMVLEIDNQIIGYCGMWLIIDEAHITNIAILPSYRGLRLGEGLMRYVMKYAVEKGATSMTLEVRLSNETAQSLYRKLGFQNGGIRKNYYRDNQEDALVMWVKLDE; encoded by the coding sequence ATGATACAGAATAAAGACTATCAACTTCGATTAATGAATGTAAATGATGTAAAAAAAGTTATGGAAGTAGAGAAAGCGTCCTTTAGTGTACCTTGGAATGAAGATGCTTTTTATAATGAGCTGAATAAAAACCGATTTGCGCAGTATATGGTCCTTGAGATAGACAACCAAATTATTGGTTACTGTGGAATGTGGCTCATAATTGATGAAGCTCATATTACAAATATCGCCATTCTTCCATCCTATCGAGGCCTACGTCTAGGGGAAGGTTTAATGAGATATGTGATGAAATATGCTGTGGAGAAGGGTGCTACTTCGATGACGCTTGAGGTTCGTTTAAGTAATGAGACTGCACAGTCTCTCTATCGAAAATTAGGATTTCAAAATGGAGGTATCCGAAAAAATTATTATCGTGATAATCAAGAGGATGCCCTAGTAATGTGGGTGAAATTAGATGAATAA
- a CDS encoding phosphotransferase enzyme family protein, producing MNEVYTYFGLDSTITSIYKYSPVFKIKQGGRDTIVKKTKKDRSKVERLFTWTEQLEDSGIGVVRPILFKDQLYHEVNDQNWVVYPFINGRKYDASLKDIYDAGSMLGKIHAVSSNKSVFDHGFNWEQYDEGFINDVKSDINHLLDQYKDNVHIQAFKQLSKEIKRLLENSFENLKDITIPYVDASWDYKANNLIYSEEGLVLIDPDNAGSIPRIFDLALALILFHTEIDTAPERMFTVEEWEEFKSGYLCHVSLTETEKEVWNELLIFVYMDEALWAMNDLDESESEHQKSFIKSLLGFEPTKYTL from the coding sequence ATGAATGAAGTATATACCTATTTTGGGTTAGATTCCACAATAACGTCTATTTATAAGTATTCGCCAGTATTTAAGATAAAACAGGGTGGCCGAGATACGATTGTCAAAAAAACAAAAAAAGATCGAAGTAAGGTTGAACGCCTTTTTACATGGACAGAACAATTAGAAGACAGTGGCATTGGAGTAGTAAGGCCAATTTTATTTAAAGACCAACTTTATCATGAAGTGAATGATCAGAATTGGGTTGTCTACCCATTTATAAATGGACGAAAATATGATGCAAGTCTAAAGGATATTTATGATGCAGGCAGCATGCTCGGAAAGATCCATGCTGTTTCCTCAAACAAAAGTGTTTTCGACCATGGTTTTAATTGGGAACAATACGATGAAGGCTTTATTAATGATGTGAAGAGCGATATTAATCACCTACTGGATCAATATAAAGATAATGTTCATATTCAAGCATTTAAACAATTATCTAAAGAGATAAAGCGATTATTGGAAAATTCATTTGAAAATCTAAAGGATATTACTATTCCGTATGTTGATGCATCGTGGGACTATAAAGCGAATAACCTCATCTATTCAGAGGAAGGCTTGGTGTTAATTGACCCTGATAATGCAGGAAGTATTCCACGGATTTTTGATTTGGCGTTAGCCCTGATACTATTCCATACTGAAATAGATACTGCACCAGAGAGAATGTTTACCGTTGAGGAATGGGAGGAATTTAAGTCTGGTTATCTATGTCATGTATCCTTAACTGAAACGGAAAAAGAAGTATGGAATGAACTTCTAATCTTTGTCTATATGGATGAAGCGTTGTGGGCAATGAATGATTTAGATGAATCAGAATCGGAGCATCAGAAGTCTTTTATTAAATCTCTATTAGGTTTTGAACCAACTAAATATACATTGTAG
- a CDS encoding DinB family protein yields MMDYLVKPREGYSSTIGELITMLEHTRETTISEIAELRQSELDYLYEEDANSIGALLLHIASIEAVHQVISFEGRDFNEAELSKWKHALELGENARANIKNNSIDYYLAALSTVRERTLNLFKTKSDDWLYEERTWSNGIPHNLYYLWYHVMEDEISHRGQIRMIRRKLSTNQEALKL; encoded by the coding sequence ATAATGGATTATCTAGTAAAGCCAAGAGAAGGTTATTCTTCTACAATTGGAGAACTCATCACAATGCTGGAGCATACTAGGGAAACAACTATTAGTGAAATTGCAGAACTTCGTCAGTCAGAATTAGATTATTTATATGAGGAAGATGCAAACAGTATTGGGGCTTTATTGCTTCATATTGCTTCCATTGAAGCTGTTCACCAAGTTATTTCATTTGAAGGAAGAGATTTTAACGAAGCGGAATTATCGAAATGGAAACATGCTTTGGAGTTAGGAGAAAATGCGAGGGCTAACATAAAAAATAACTCAATTGACTATTATTTAGCAGCGTTATCAACTGTAAGAGAAAGAACACTAAACTTGTTTAAGACGAAGTCAGATGATTGGTTATATGAAGAAAGAACATGGTCTAATGGTATCCCACACAATCTTTATTATTTATGGTATCACGTAATGGAAGATGAGATTAGTCACCGTGGACAAATTAGAATGATTAGACGTAAGCTCTCTACAAATCAGGAAGCTCTTAAATTATAG
- a CDS encoding helix-turn-helix domain-containing protein — MAISRKKTCEQLSKLEKILISIDGRYTPVLILALEENHRFSDLLRRLPDTNKQSLSTTLKQLMKYDIVFRNVIKESAPQHIEYGLTEKGKKIRGILLQMSEIM, encoded by the coding sequence ATGGCGATCTCAAGAAAAAAAACGTGTGAGCAACTAAGTAAGTTAGAAAAAATACTTATATCAATCGACGGAAGATATACTCCCGTTTTAATATTAGCTCTTGAAGAAAATCACAGATTTAGTGATTTATTAAGAAGATTACCCGATACAAATAAGCAAAGCTTATCTACTACGCTAAAACAATTAATGAAGTATGATATTGTGTTCAGAAATGTCATTAAAGAGTCTGCTCCGCAGCATATCGAATACGGATTAACAGAAAAGGGGAAAAAAATACGAGGTATCCTTTTACAAATGTCAGAAATTATGTAG
- the tsaD gene encoding tRNA (adenosine(37)-N6)-threonylcarbamoyltransferase complex transferase subunit TsaD, with amino-acid sequence MNKDVYVLGIETSCDETAAAIIKNGNEIIANVVASQIKSHRRFGGVVPEIASRHHVEQITLVLEETLEQADLSFKDIDAIAVTEGPGLVGALLIGVNAAKAIAFAHGIPIIGVHHIAGHIYANRLVKEMHFPLLSLVVSGGHTELVLMKGHGEFEVIGETRDDAAGEAYDKVARTLALPYPGGPHIDRLAHDGSPNIELPRAWLETGSYDFSFSGLKSAVINTLHNAKQRGEDILPEDLAASFQQSVIDVLVGKTMRAAEEYKVKQVLLAGGVAANKGLRNRLNESFQQLPDIDLVIPPLSLCTDNAAMIAAAGTVMYEQGKRGNMKMNGNPGLEL; translated from the coding sequence ATGAATAAAGATGTTTATGTATTAGGAATTGAAACAAGTTGTGATGAAACGGCTGCTGCTATTATAAAGAATGGTAACGAAATTATAGCAAATGTTGTCGCATCACAAATAAAAAGTCATAGGCGATTTGGCGGTGTGGTCCCTGAAATTGCTTCAAGACATCATGTTGAACAAATTACCTTAGTTTTAGAAGAAACGTTAGAACAAGCGGATTTATCCTTTAAAGATATTGATGCCATTGCCGTTACCGAAGGACCAGGATTGGTAGGAGCATTGTTAATAGGAGTAAATGCAGCAAAAGCCATCGCTTTTGCTCACGGGATTCCAATTATAGGTGTCCACCATATTGCTGGCCATATCTATGCAAATCGATTAGTAAAGGAAATGCATTTCCCATTGCTATCTCTTGTTGTATCAGGTGGCCATACGGAGCTTGTTTTAATGAAGGGGCATGGTGAATTTGAGGTGATTGGTGAAACGAGAGATGATGCAGCTGGGGAAGCATATGACAAAGTAGCGCGAACATTGGCGTTACCATATCCAGGTGGACCGCACATTGATCGGTTAGCACATGATGGGTCACCCAATATTGAATTGCCACGTGCATGGCTAGAAACGGGTTCTTATGATTTTAGCTTTAGTGGCTTAAAGTCAGCTGTTATTAATACGCTTCATAATGCGAAGCAAAGGGGAGAGGACATTTTACCCGAAGATTTAGCAGCAAGCTTTCAACAAAGTGTTATCGATGTCTTAGTTGGAAAAACGATGAGAGCAGCGGAGGAATATAAGGTAAAACAGGTTTTATTAGCTGGTGGGGTAGCAGCCAATAAAGGCTTGAGAAATCGTTTGAATGAATCTTTTCAACAGCTACCAGATATAGACCTCGTCATTCCACCATTATCACTTTGTACAGATAATGCAGCTATGATAGCCGCAGCAGGTACAGTTATGTATGAACAAGGAAAAAGAGGGAATATGAAAATGAATGGAAATCCAGGATTAGAGCTTTAA
- a CDS encoding NAD(P)H-dependent oxidoreductase translates to MLNFSDALYFRHATRHFDVNKEIPENDLKFILDSALKAPSSLNLEHWEYVVVQDKSMKSQLKEASFNQQQVEDASAVVVILAKKDTLLDPNSPEVKKLISERIPENGIPIAVNFLQSFPNSEAFTAWSKSQCYITASFLMMAAATLEIDSCPMEGFMNDDVLKLLNYSSDEYEVALVVPLGYRKEPTTPEKVRASLEEKVTFV, encoded by the coding sequence ATGCTAAATTTTTCAGATGCATTATATTTTCGTCATGCTACTCGACATTTCGATGTAAACAAGGAGATCCCTGAGAATGATTTAAAGTTTATTTTAGATAGCGCACTAAAAGCCCCATCTTCTTTAAATCTGGAGCATTGGGAATACGTTGTTGTTCAAGATAAAAGTATGAAATCACAGCTTAAAGAAGCATCGTTTAACCAGCAACAAGTTGAGGACGCGAGTGCGGTTGTTGTCATATTAGCGAAAAAAGACACATTATTAGATCCTAACTCTCCAGAAGTAAAAAAACTAATTAGTGAGAGAATTCCAGAGAATGGAATTCCTATCGCCGTTAATTTCTTGCAGTCATTCCCTAATAGCGAAGCCTTTACAGCATGGTCGAAATCCCAATGCTATATTACTGCCTCTTTCTTAATGATGGCTGCTGCAACGCTTGAAATCGATTCATGTCCAATGGAAGGATTTATGAATGACGATGTACTAAAATTATTAAACTATTCGTCTGATGAATATGAGGTTGCATTAGTGGTTCCATTAGGCTATCGAAAAGAACCAACTACACCGGAAAAGGTAAGAGCTTCCCTTGAAGAGAAAGTTACATTTGTATAA
- a CDS encoding twin-arginine translocase TatA/TatE family subunit, giving the protein MPGPGSLVAIVVVALLIFGPKKLPELGKAMGNTLREFKNATKGLADEDEKKDVK; this is encoded by the coding sequence ATGCCAGGTCCAGGTAGTCTTGTAGCAATCGTCGTAGTTGCATTATTAATTTTCGGTCCGAAAAAATTGCCCGAGCTAGGGAAAGCAATGGGAAATACGTTGCGCGAATTCAAAAATGCCACTAAAGGCTTAGCGGATGAAGATGAAAAAAAAGATGTTAAGTAA